A region of Vigna radiata var. radiata cultivar VC1973A chromosome 6, Vradiata_ver6, whole genome shotgun sequence DNA encodes the following proteins:
- the LOC106763810 gene encoding CBL-interacting serine/threonine-protein kinase 8 isoform X2: MVLRKVGKYEIGRTVGEGTFAKVKFAQNTETGESVAMKVLDRSTIIKHKMVDQIKREISIMKLVRHPYVVRLYEVLASRTKIYIILEFITGGELFDKIVSHGRLSEADCRRYFQQLIDGVDYCHSKGVYHRDLKPENLLLDSQGIIKISDFGLSAFPEQGVSMLRTTCGTPNYVAPEVLSHKGYNGAPADVWSCGVILYVLLAGYLPFDELDLTTLYSKIEKAQFSCPTWFPVGAKSLLHRILDPNPENRITIQQIRNDEWFQKEYVPVSLLEYEDVNLDDVNAAFDNVEDQITNQQYENDDMGPLTLNAFDMIILSQGLNLATLFDRGEDSVKYVTRFISQKPPKVVLSSMEVVAQSMGFKTHIRNYKMRIEGIPANKASYFSVILEVFEIAPTFFMVNIQKAAGDSNEYLKLVDVAVLQEFF, translated from the exons atgGTGTTGAGGAAAGTGGGGAAATATGAGATTGGAAGGACGGTTGGAGAAGGAACCTTTGCGAAGGTAAAGTTCGCTCAGAACACGGAAACTGGTGAGAGTGTTGCAATGAAGGTGCTCGACCGTAGCACCATTATCAAGCACAAAATGGTCGATCAg ATCAAGAGGGAAATTTCTATTATGAAGCTAGTCAGGCATCCATACGTTGTTCGTCTGTATGAG GTTCTAGCTAGCCGTACTAAGATTTATATCATATTGGAGTTTATTACAGGTGGtgaattgtttgataaaatt GTAAGCCATGGGCGTCTCAGTGAAGCTGATTGTAGAAGATACTTCCAACAACTTATTGATGGTGTAGATTATTGCCACAGTAAGGGTGTTTATCATAGAGATTTAAAG CCTGAAAATCTTTTACTTGATTCACAAggaattattaaaatttcagaTTTTGGTTTGAGTGCATTTCCAGAACAG GGGGTCAGTATGCTTCGGACAACTTGTGGGACTCCTAATTATGTAGCTCCCGAG GTACTCAGTCACAAGGGTTATAATGGTGCTCCAGCAGATGTTTGGTCCTGTGGAGTTATCCTCTATGTTCTATTGGCTGGATATCTTCCCTTTGACGAACTTGATCTAACGACGTTGTACAGTAAG ATTGAGAAAGCACAGTTTTCATGCCCTACTTGGTTTCCGGTCGGAGCAAAGTCTTTATTGCACAGAATTTTGGACCCAAACCCTGAAAAT CGTATAACCATTCAGCAGATAAGGAATGATGAGTGGTTTCAAAAGGAATATGTTCCAGTCAGTCTCCTCGAGTATGAAGATGTAAATCTGGACGATGTTAATGCTGCATTTGACAATGTTGAG GATCAGATCACTAATCAGCAATATGAGAATGACGACATGGGTCCTCTAACTCTTAATGCATTCGACATGATAATTTTATCTCAAGGCTTAAACCTTGCAACCTTATTTGATCGCGGAGAG GACTCTGTTAAATACGTAACACGCTTCATCAGTCAAAAGCCACCAAAAGTGGTTTTATCGAGTATGGAAGTTGTGGCACAATCAATGGGGTTTAAGACGCATATTCGCAACTACAAG ATGAGAATAGAGGGTATTCCAGCAAACAAGGCTTCTTATTTCTCCGTTATACTAGAA GTTTTTGAAATTGCTCCTACTTTCTTCATGGTGAACATCCAGAAAGCAGCTGGAGATTCCAATGAATATCTCAAG CTCGTGGATGTTGCAGTTCTACAAGAATTTTTCTAA
- the LOC106763025 gene encoding glycine-rich domain-containing protein 2, whose product METRQELEWAEAQKIVLSENLVATAKQQLQFLAEVDRNRDLYDDGPLLRMAVYRYKYCWLPLLAQHTESPVTEIPLVVPLDCEWIWHCHRLNPVRYKTDCMELYGRILGNSNVLSSTQGTSKEESEKVWDSMYPSEPYELVGLNNHSLQGFAENFLEAKQSTINYDLISAVKRQTTFFYQVSRPYWKVDTFLEGAVARYKGFLHLIKRNRERHVSRFSVPTYDIDLIWHSHQLHPVSYCNDLVTIMGKVLEHDDTDSNRTKGQKLDVGFSETTRQWEETFGSRYWKAGAMYRGNPPSPLTVDKYKIVGTHHFCSAPSNNTNQNLIQLPQKLLVQVMLEIVDVRNLPSEHKGKLFVSFHKKQEDALFNTKKQLSISSKSQGKQVAVFQCESNGELLLELISRPSFNFRGLKLHKVLGKTSINLEDLQNVASKLPIEKWLDLRCKVNRSKPISIRIGLSLTPPVSVPYELHFVSMLPFKKSYFSFLLPRRSQQIKCWTNINVVNEARNKIINIQTGNLSTENTKSSINKKVIGRTASGNTHLLAELKGTVWSMMNSNWVLQIKKTGDEDKRLFELFELTGTRNLVIFPGRKLEYETRNYGNDEESCLMTAVKFSPKYPYGKAVALMDLEYGFLEIKEEWLVLPAILSAFILSNFPEFTNESKEENGT is encoded by the exons ATGGAGACACGGCAAGAGTTGGAGTGGGCTGAAGCACAGAAAATCGTGTTAAGCGAAAACCTCGTTGCTACGGCTAAACAACAGCTTCAGTTTCTTGCAGAGGTTGATAGAAATCGTGACCTTTATGATGATGGCCCATTGTTGCGCATGGCTGTTTACAG GTATAAATATTGTTGGCTTCCTTTACTGGCCCAACATACTGAGTCACCTGTGACAGAAATCCCTTTGGTTGTGCCTCTTGATTGTGAATGGATTTGGCACTGTCATAGGCTTAATCCG GTGCGTTACAAAACTGACTGCATGGAACTTTATGGGAGAATTTTAGGCAATTCGAATGTGTTATCTTCAACTCAGGGAACCAGCAAAGAGGAAAGTGAGAAAGTCTGGGATTCAATGTATCCAAGTGAGCCATATGAACTTGTTGGTCTAAACAATCACTCATTACAAGGTTTTGCTGAAAACTTCTTGGAAGCCAAACAAAGTACCATCAATTATGATCTGATTTCAGCAGTTAAAAGACAGACAACTTTCTTCTATCAG GTTTCCAGGCCTTATTGGAAAGTGGATACTTTTCTTGAAGGAGCTGTGGCCAGATACAAGGGGTTTCTGCATTTGATAAAGAGGAATAGAGAGAGGCACGTAAGCCGCTTCAGTGTTCCAACTTATGACATTGACCTCATATGGCACTCTCACCAATTGCATCCCGTGTCTTACTGTAACGATCTAGTGACAATTATGGGCAAAGTATTAGAACATGATGACACAGATTCTAATAGGACCAAGGGCCAAAAGCTGGATGTCGGCTTTTCTGAAACCACCAGACAGTGGGAAGAGACATTTGGTTCAAGATACTGGAAAGCAGGAGCAATGTACAGGGGTAACCCCCCTTCTCCTCTTACTGTTGATAAGTATAAGATAGTTGGTACTCACCACTTCTGTTCGGCTCCATCCAATAACACGAACCAAAATCTGATTCAACTTCCACAGAAACTGCTTGTGCAG GTGATGCTTGAGATTGTTGACGTGAGAAACTTACCATCCGAGCATAAAGGCAAGCTATTTGTGTCCTTCCACAAGAAACAGGAAGATGCGCTTTTCAATACCAAGAAGCAATTAAGCATTTCCTCAAAGTCACAAGGGAAACAAGTTGCTGTTTTCCAATGTGAAAGTAATGGAGAGTTACTCCTTGAACTCATTTCTCGCCCAAGTTTTAACTTTAGAGGACTAAAGCTACACAAAGTATTGGGAAAAACTTCAATCAATTTGGAGGATTTGCAAAATGTAGCATCTAAACTGCCAATAGAAAAATGGTTAGATTTGAGATGTAAAGTCAATCGGTCAAAGCCTATTAGCATTCGCATTGGTTTGTCTTTAACTCCTCCAGTTTCAGTACCGTATGAGCTGCACTTTGTTTCTATGCTTCCTttcaaaaaaagttatttttcctTCCTACTTCCGAGAAGGTCCCAGCAAATTAAATGTTGGACAAATATAAATGTTGTGAATGAAGCACGCAATAAGATAATCAACATCCAGACAGG GAACCTGTCAACTGAGAACACAAAGAGTAGTatcaataaaaaagttattggCCGGACTGCATCCGGTAACACCCATCTTCTTGCCGAGTTAAAAGGAACAGTCTGGTCTATGATGAACTCTAATTGGGTGTTACAGATAAAGAAGACCGGTGATGAAGATAAACGTTTATTTGAGCTATTTGAGCTCACAGGCACTCGGAAT TTGGTTATTTTTCCTGGGAGAAAATTGGAGTATGAAACTAGAAACTATGGAAATGATGAAGAAAGTTGTTTGATGACAGCAGTAAAATTCTCTCCAAAATATCCTTATGGAAAAGCAGTGGCTTTGATGGATTTAGAATACGGATTTCTGGAG ATAAAGGAGGAGTGGCTGGTATTGCCTGCGATATTGTCTGCATTTATTCTCTCTAATTTTCCAGAATTCACTAATGAGAGTAAGGAAGAAAATGGCACGTAA
- the LOC106763470 gene encoding protein MAIN-LIKE 1-like gives MAFARHLPVDMSLLHLQDNHVVKAIWEGSERVLRPRRHALWIAKHVDELDGRVINILQAVGFNHILKVSNMEINHVLVTALVERWRIETHTFHLPLVESTVTLEDVALQLELPIEGHAITGINSGPLTLFCQQLLGHVPPVNTIRGNRIKLSWLNNTFRQLPYDALDEVVEQYARAYMLLIIGSILMPDTSASMVHLMYLPLLADLQMVTNYSWASVVLSCLYRALDHGTRVDQDNIGGCMILLQSWAWERITCIAPQIHEVNQDDIYGGAVFPLAKRWCRTTLSIFHDTTTLQ, from the coding sequence ATGGCTTTTGCACGTCATCTTCCCGTTGATATGTCTCTTTTGCATCTTCAAGACAACCATGTTGTTAAGGCAATTTGGGAAGGAAGTGAAAGAGTTCTTCGACCGAGAAGACATGCATTATGGATAGCGAAGCATGTCGATGAACTAGATGGAAGAGTGATCAACATACTACAAGCAGTCGGATTTAACCATATTTTGAAAGTCTCAAATATGGAAATAAATCACGTCCTAGTGACTGCTTTAGTGGAAAGGTGGAGAATTGAGACTCATACTTTCCACTTGCCTCTTGTGGAAAGTACAGTAACATTGGAAGACGTTGCATTGCAACTAGAGCTTCCGATTGAAGGTCATGCTATCACTGGCATCAACAGTGGACCTCTGACATTATTTTGCCAACAACTACTAGGACATGTTCCACCGGTAAATACTATCAGGGGTAACAGAATAAAATTGTCCTGGCTGAATAATACATTTCGCCAGTTACCTTATGACGCCCTCGATGAGGTAGTGGAACAATACGCTAGAGCGTACATGTTGTTGATAATTGGCAGCATACTAATGCCAGATACTTCTGCAAGCATGGTACATTTGATGTATCTCCCACTTTTAGCTGACTTGCAGATGGTGACAAACTATAGCTGGGCATCTGTAGTTCTGTCCTGTTTATACCGTGCCCTTGATCATGGTACAAGAGTTGATCAAGACAATATCGGCGGCTGCATGATATTGTTACAGAGTTGGGCATGGGAAAGAATAACATGTATTGCTCCGCAAATACATGAGGTCAATCAGGACGACATTTATGGCGGTGCTGTTTTTCCACTGGCGAAAAGATGGTGTCGAACAACACTATCAATTTTTCACGACACCACAACTTTACAATAA
- the LOC106763469 gene encoding LOW QUALITY PROTEIN: uncharacterized protein LOC106763469 (The sequence of the model RefSeq protein was modified relative to this genomic sequence to represent the inferred CDS: substituted 2 bases at 2 genomic stop codons): MASWNFRASSSSQNIDEQEPLILDNVDDFSTNDEMNNLLRNEHGDDDQMTQSSQHVIPKLHERMQFQSKEEIVAAIKQYHITNGYKYSVVESKPNIYVIRCLEYHNSCQWRLRAGYSKVHKYWEIKNIEGQHTCFSNILSQDHTNLDSTHIAAIVSNYVRTNPSILIKSLIVDIKARFGYSVSXRKAWIAKXKALAMEFGDWEESYNHLPRWLHAVKKANPGTISQCTGSPVEIDEQTDNNCYIMERAFWSFDPCIQGFKYCKPILQVDGTFLTGKYHGTLLTTMSQDGNKNLFPVTFAIVEGDTKEAMIWFFQLLREHVCAQPNICIITDRGKGILSTLRSEEVGWEEDGLNSIYCIRHLASNFNNKFKNHDLKKQFINLVNITVQNYYIRIAYEFKQPTVTAKLIALRHHYPYQVAWIDKIPLNKWSQAFDGWRRYGHMTTNLADA, translated from the exons ATGGCATCGTGGAACTTCAGAGCATCTTCCTCATCACAAAACATTGATGAACAAGAACCTTTGATActagataatgttgatgatttCAGCACAAATGATGAAATGAACAACTTACTTCGCAATGAACACGGTGATGACGATCAAATGACACAGTCATCTCAGCATGTCATTCCAAAACTGCATGAGCGTATGCAATTCCAATCAAAGGAGGAAATTGTTGCTGCAATCAAACAATATCACATCACCAACGGTTACAAATACAGCGTTGTTGAATCCAAGCCTAACATCTATGTTATTCGATGTCTAGAATACCACAACAGCTGTCAATGGCGATTGAGGGCAGGCTATAGCAAAGTCCATAAATATTGGGAAATCAAAAATATTGAGGGTCAACATACCTGTTTCTCAAACATACTATCTCAAGATCATACAAATCTTGATAGTACTCACATTGCCGCAATTGTATCAAATTATGTCCGCACAAACCCCTCCATTCTCATCAAAAGTTTGATTGTAGATATTAAAGCTCGATTCGGATATTCCGTGTCATAAAGAAAAGCTTGGATCGCAAAGTAAAAGGCTCTTGCTATGGAGTTTGGTGATTGGGAAGAGTCTTATAACCATCTACCGAGGTGGTTGCATGCGGTGAAGAAAGCAAACCCTGGTACAATATCACAGTGCACTGGTTCTCCAGTGGAGATTGATGAACAAACAGACAATAATTGCTACATTATGGAAAGAGCTTTTTGGTCTTTCGATCCTTGCATACAAggattcaaatattgtaaaccCATTCTCCAAGTCGATGGGACATTTCTAACGGGCAAATATCATGGAACTTTGCTCACCACCATGAGTCAGGATGgcaataaaaatctttttccaGTAACATTTGCAATTGTAGAAGGTGATACAAAAGAGGCCATGATATGGTTCTTTCAACTACTTCGAGAACATGTTTGCGCTCAACCAAATATTTGCATCATCACTGACAGAGGAAAGGGTATCTTATCCACCTTAAGATCAGAAGAAGTTGGTTGGGAAGAAGATGGTTTGAACTCTATTTATTGCATACGTCATCTAGCTTCcaacttcaacaacaaattcaaaaatcacGACCTCAAAAAGCAATTCATCAATTTAG TTAACATAACTGTACAAAATTACTACATCCGTATAGCTTACGAGTTCAAGCAACCTACTGTTACAGCAAAGCTTATTGCACTAAGACACCATTACCCATACCAAGTTGCTTGGATAGATAAAATTCCATTAAATAAATGGTCTCAAGCTTTTGATGGATGGAGAAGATATGGACATATGACCACTAATCTTGCTGATGCATGA
- the LOC106763467 gene encoding uncharacterized protein LOC106763467 gives MNSVLNGARSLPICALIKTTFERTQSWFLERGLKAQYMLQAGHQFLADIIRKNQQKSAFCHVHCYNRENSEFDVQEISTPHQYLPHPISYKVRLNESWCDCGNFQATRLPCHHVIAICTNSHIPLTQVIDPVYSLNNIYKSYEVQFHPIQNEDYWSAYTGPNFIPDPHMRRKASGRPSTKRIPNEMDQSTPNQPKKCSYCRNEGHHRGNCPFRQ, from the coding sequence ATGAACTCCGTTTTAAATGGAGCACGTTCATTACCAATTTGTGCACTCATCAAAACAACATTTGAGAGGACACAATCATGGTTTCTTGAACGAGGACTAAAAGCACAGTACATGCTACAAGCAGGCCACCAATTTCTCGCCGACATTATTaggaaaaatcaacaaaaatcaGCATTTTGTCATGTTCATTGCTACAACCGTGAAAATTCAGAATTTGatgttcaagaaatttcaacacctCACCAATATCTCCCACATCCAATTTCCTATAAGGTCAGGCTAAATGAATCGTGGTGCGATTGTGGTAACTTCCAAGCTACTCGTCTCCCATGTCATCATGTCATTGCCATTTGCACAAATTCGCATATACCACTAACCCAAGTAATTGATCCAGTGTATAGCCTTAATAACATTTACAAGTCATACGAAGTACAATTTCACCCAATCCAAAATGAAGATTATTGGTCTGCGTATACAGGTCCAAATTTCATACCAGATCCTCATATGCGACGCAAGGCATCCGGAAGACCGTCTACAAAAAGGATTCCTAATGAGATGGATCAATCCACTCCAAATCAGCCCAAAAAATGCTCTTACTGCCGCAACGAAGGTCATCATAGGGGAAATTGTCCATTTCGTCaatag
- the LOC106763810 gene encoding CBL-interacting serine/threonine-protein kinase 8 isoform X1, translated as MVLRKVGKYEIGRTVGEGTFAKVKFAQNTETGESVAMKVLDRSTIIKHKMVDQIKREISIMKLVRHPYVVRLYEVLASRTKIYIILEFITGGELFDKIVSHGRLSEADCRRYFQQLIDGVDYCHSKGVYHRDLKPENLLLDSQGIIKISDFGLSAFPEQGVSMLRTTCGTPNYVAPEVLSHKGYNGAPADVWSCGVILYVLLAGYLPFDELDLTTLYSKIEKAQFSCPTWFPVGAKSLLHRILDPNPENRITIQQIRNDEWFQKEYVPVSLLEYEDVNLDDVNAAFDNVEDQITNQQYENDDMGPLTLNAFDMIILSQGLNLATLFDRGEDSVKYVTRFISQKPPKVVLSSMEVVAQSMGFKTHIRNYKMRIEGIPANKASYFSVILEVFEIAPTFFMVNIQKAAGDSNEYLKFYKNFSNNLEDIIWKPSHEKSKLRNFKTNCKEQ; from the exons atgGTGTTGAGGAAAGTGGGGAAATATGAGATTGGAAGGACGGTTGGAGAAGGAACCTTTGCGAAGGTAAAGTTCGCTCAGAACACGGAAACTGGTGAGAGTGTTGCAATGAAGGTGCTCGACCGTAGCACCATTATCAAGCACAAAATGGTCGATCAg ATCAAGAGGGAAATTTCTATTATGAAGCTAGTCAGGCATCCATACGTTGTTCGTCTGTATGAG GTTCTAGCTAGCCGTACTAAGATTTATATCATATTGGAGTTTATTACAGGTGGtgaattgtttgataaaatt GTAAGCCATGGGCGTCTCAGTGAAGCTGATTGTAGAAGATACTTCCAACAACTTATTGATGGTGTAGATTATTGCCACAGTAAGGGTGTTTATCATAGAGATTTAAAG CCTGAAAATCTTTTACTTGATTCACAAggaattattaaaatttcagaTTTTGGTTTGAGTGCATTTCCAGAACAG GGGGTCAGTATGCTTCGGACAACTTGTGGGACTCCTAATTATGTAGCTCCCGAG GTACTCAGTCACAAGGGTTATAATGGTGCTCCAGCAGATGTTTGGTCCTGTGGAGTTATCCTCTATGTTCTATTGGCTGGATATCTTCCCTTTGACGAACTTGATCTAACGACGTTGTACAGTAAG ATTGAGAAAGCACAGTTTTCATGCCCTACTTGGTTTCCGGTCGGAGCAAAGTCTTTATTGCACAGAATTTTGGACCCAAACCCTGAAAAT CGTATAACCATTCAGCAGATAAGGAATGATGAGTGGTTTCAAAAGGAATATGTTCCAGTCAGTCTCCTCGAGTATGAAGATGTAAATCTGGACGATGTTAATGCTGCATTTGACAATGTTGAG GATCAGATCACTAATCAGCAATATGAGAATGACGACATGGGTCCTCTAACTCTTAATGCATTCGACATGATAATTTTATCTCAAGGCTTAAACCTTGCAACCTTATTTGATCGCGGAGAG GACTCTGTTAAATACGTAACACGCTTCATCAGTCAAAAGCCACCAAAAGTGGTTTTATCGAGTATGGAAGTTGTGGCACAATCAATGGGGTTTAAGACGCATATTCGCAACTACAAG ATGAGAATAGAGGGTATTCCAGCAAACAAGGCTTCTTATTTCTCCGTTATACTAGAA GTTTTTGAAATTGCTCCTACTTTCTTCATGGTGAACATCCAGAAAGCAGCTGGAGATTCCAATGAATATCTCAAG TTCTACAAGAATTTTTCTAACAATCTTGAGGATATCATATGGAAACCATCCCATGAGAAAAGCAAATTAAGGAACTTCAAGACTAATTGCAAAGAGCAGTAG